In Rahnella sikkimica, the following are encoded in one genomic region:
- the gndA gene encoding NADP-dependent phosphogluconate dehydrogenase, whose product MSKQQIGVVGMAVMGRNLALNIESRGYSVSIFNRSGDKTDEVIAENPGKNLVPHYTVEEFVDSLEKPRRILLMVKAGEATDKTIASLTPHLDKGDILIDGGNTYYKDTIRRNRELSEQGFNFIGTGVSGGEEGALKGPSIMPGGQKEAYALVAPILEKIAARAEDGDACVAYIGADGAGHYVKMVHNGIEYGDMQLIAEAYSLLKQSLNLSNEELATTFAEWNKGELSSYLIDITKDIFTKKDEEGKYLVDVILDEAANKGTGKWTSQSSLDLGEPLTLITESVFARYLSSLKDQRVAASKVLSGPAVKPFAGDKAEFIEKVRRALYLGKLVSYAQGFSQLKAASDENNWDLNYGEIAKIFRAGCIIRAQFLQKITDAYAENASIANLLLAPYFKNIADEYQQALRDVVSYAVQNGIPTPTFSAAINYYDSYRSAVLPANLIQAQRDYFGAHTYKRTDKDGVFHTEWLD is encoded by the coding sequence ATGTCCAAACAACAAATCGGCGTTGTCGGTATGGCGGTCATGGGCCGTAACCTCGCGCTTAACATTGAAAGCCGTGGTTATTCCGTTTCCATTTTTAACCGTTCTGGCGACAAGACTGATGAAGTCATCGCTGAAAACCCGGGTAAAAATCTCGTTCCGCACTACACCGTCGAAGAGTTTGTTGACTCGCTGGAAAAACCACGTCGTATCTTGCTGATGGTGAAAGCCGGTGAAGCAACTGACAAAACCATCGCATCCCTGACTCCGCATCTGGATAAAGGCGACATCCTGATCGATGGCGGCAACACTTACTATAAAGACACCATTCGCCGTAACCGCGAACTGTCTGAGCAGGGCTTCAACTTCATCGGTACAGGCGTTTCCGGCGGTGAAGAGGGCGCACTGAAAGGCCCATCCATCATGCCTGGCGGTCAGAAAGAAGCGTACGCACTGGTGGCGCCAATTCTGGAAAAAATCGCAGCACGTGCTGAAGATGGCGACGCTTGCGTAGCATATATTGGTGCAGATGGCGCAGGTCACTACGTTAAGATGGTTCATAACGGTATCGAATATGGTGACATGCAGCTGATCGCAGAAGCATATTCCCTGTTGAAACAGTCCCTGAACCTGAGCAACGAAGAACTGGCTACCACCTTCGCGGAATGGAACAAAGGCGAGCTGAGCAGCTATCTGATCGACATCACTAAAGACATCTTCACCAAGAAAGACGAAGAAGGTAAATACCTGGTCGACGTGATCCTGGATGAAGCGGCGAACAAAGGCACCGGTAAATGGACCAGCCAGAGTTCTCTGGATCTGGGCGAGCCTCTGACGCTGATCACAGAGTCTGTGTTTGCACGTTACCTGTCTTCTCTGAAAGATCAGCGCGTTGCGGCTTCTAAAGTGTTGTCCGGCCCGGCTGTTAAACCTTTCGCTGGTGACAAAGCTGAGTTCATCGAGAAAGTTCGTCGTGCTCTGTACCTGGGTAAACTCGTCTCTTACGCGCAGGGCTTCTCACAGCTTAAAGCGGCTTCTGACGAGAACAACTGGGATCTGAACTACGGCGAAATCGCGAAGATCTTCCGTGCGGGCTGTATTATCCGTGCTCAGTTCCTGCAGAAAATTACCGATGCTTACGCTGAAAACGCGTCCATCGCTAACCTGCTGCTGGCTCCGTACTTCAAAAACATCGCTGACGAATATCAGCAAGCGCTGCGTGATGTTGTGTCTTATGCCGTTCAGAACGGTATCCCGACACCAACCTTCTCTGCTGCGATCAACTACTACGACAGCTACCGTTCAGCGGTGCTGCCAGCTAACCTGATCCAGGCACAGCGTGACTACTTCGGTGCTCATACTTACAAACGCACTGATAAAGACGGCGTATTCCACACCGAATGGTTGGATTAA
- the galU gene encoding UTP--glucose-1-phosphate uridylyltransferase GalU, translating to MLKAVIPVAGLGTRMLPATKAIPKEMLPIVDKPLIQYIVNECAAAGIKEIILVTHSSKNAIENHFDTSFELESMLETRVKRQLLEEVQSICPKGVTIMNVRQGQSKGLGHAVLCAKPLIGNSPFAVILPDVLMDDSTSDLRKDNLAAMLRRFQETGNSQVMVEEVPEKDVSKYGIVNCNGVEVEPGESAPMTAIVEKPELKDAPSNLAVVGRYVLSEAIWPLLAVTPYGAGNEIQLTDAIAMLMKKQTVEAFSMTGRSHDCGDKLGYMKAFVEYGIRHKTQGKAFSEWLQSNYNCKA from the coding sequence ATGTTAAAAGCTGTTATCCCTGTTGCCGGTCTGGGCACACGTATGTTGCCAGCGACGAAAGCCATTCCAAAAGAAATGCTGCCTATCGTCGACAAGCCTTTAATCCAGTACATCGTTAACGAATGTGCGGCGGCGGGCATCAAAGAGATCATTCTCGTCACCCATTCTTCCAAAAATGCCATTGAAAACCACTTCGATACCTCATTCGAACTGGAAAGCATGCTGGAAACGCGCGTTAAGCGTCAGCTGCTCGAAGAAGTGCAGTCAATCTGCCCGAAAGGCGTGACCATCATGAACGTGCGTCAGGGTCAGTCTAAAGGCCTGGGACATGCCGTTCTTTGCGCTAAACCTCTGATTGGTAACTCGCCTTTTGCGGTTATCCTGCCAGACGTTCTGATGGATGATTCAACCAGCGATCTGCGTAAAGACAACCTTGCTGCAATGCTTCGTCGTTTCCAGGAAACCGGAAACAGCCAGGTGATGGTTGAAGAAGTGCCTGAAAAAGACGTCTCAAAATACGGTATCGTGAACTGTAATGGTGTGGAAGTTGAACCGGGCGAAAGCGCGCCAATGACTGCTATCGTCGAAAAACCTGAGCTGAAAGATGCGCCATCCAACCTCGCGGTTGTGGGTCGTTACGTGCTGTCCGAAGCTATCTGGCCTCTGCTGGCTGTGACGCCATACGGCGCAGGCAATGAAATTCAGTTAACAGACGCTATCGCTATGTTGATGAAAAAACAAACCGTAGAAGCTTTCTCCATGACCGGCCGTTCTCACGACTGTGGCGACAAACTGGGTTATATGAAAGCGTTCGTCGAATACGGCATCCGTCATAAAACGCAAGGTAAAGCTTTCTCTGAATGGCTTCAGTCTAACTACAACTGCAAAGCTTAA
- a CDS encoding TerC family protein — translation MEWIADPSIWAGLATLVVLEIVLGIDNLIFIAILAEKLPRRQRDKARVTGLILALVMRLLLLASISWLATLTRPLITLLGHPFSARDMIMLTGGVFLLFKATMELNERLEGKDEEQSHQQSGAKFWPVVAQIVVLDAVFSLDSVITAVGMVDHLAVMMVAVCIAIGLMLLASKPLTKFVNAHPTIVILCLSFLLMIGFSLVAEGFGYAIPKGYLYAAIGFSVIIEALNQLAQFNRKRFLSSRRSLRERTAETVLRVLRGKHEEAELDAHSSSMIADSTEEDAIFNQQERNMIERVLGLGQRTVSSVMTSRHDVDNLELNDPIDVLRNQIAENQHTRILVTEDSSTDEPLGVVHVVDLLKQQLLQNELDLKALIRQPLIFPEQLSLLMALEQFRQAKTHFAFVVDEFGSVEGIVTLTDVMETIAGNLPESDELPDARHDIQQQEDGSWIANGYMPLEDLVMYIPLPLDDKREYHTLAGLLMEYTQSIPQVGAQIKINDYLYEPLEVSSHRILKVKITPLNPPVSDDYEV, via the coding sequence ATGGAATGGATCGCCGATCCGTCAATCTGGGCCGGGCTGGCTACCCTGGTTGTTTTAGAAATTGTCTTAGGAATAGACAACCTGATTTTCATCGCCATTTTGGCAGAGAAGCTTCCCCGCCGGCAGCGCGACAAAGCCCGTGTAACGGGTTTAATACTGGCATTAGTGATGCGCCTGCTGTTACTGGCATCGATTTCCTGGCTGGCGACCCTCACCCGCCCTCTTATCACGTTGCTCGGGCATCCTTTCAGCGCGCGCGACATGATTATGCTGACCGGGGGGGTGTTCCTGCTGTTTAAAGCCACAATGGAGCTCAATGAGCGACTTGAAGGCAAAGATGAGGAACAGAGTCATCAGCAAAGCGGGGCTAAATTCTGGCCCGTCGTGGCGCAGATTGTGGTTCTTGATGCGGTCTTTTCCCTCGACTCCGTCATTACCGCCGTAGGTATGGTGGATCATCTGGCCGTTATGATGGTGGCAGTTTGTATCGCCATCGGGCTGATGCTTCTGGCCAGTAAACCGCTGACCAAATTTGTGAACGCGCATCCCACCATTGTTATTTTATGTCTGAGTTTCCTGCTGATGATCGGCTTTAGTCTGGTCGCGGAAGGGTTTGGTTACGCGATCCCGAAAGGCTATTTGTACGCGGCTATCGGTTTCTCGGTGATCATCGAAGCGCTCAATCAGCTGGCTCAATTTAACCGTAAACGCTTCCTGTCCTCGCGCCGCTCTTTACGTGAACGCACAGCAGAGACGGTGCTGCGCGTTTTACGTGGCAAGCATGAAGAAGCTGAACTCGATGCCCACTCGTCCAGCATGATAGCGGACAGTACCGAAGAGGATGCCATTTTCAATCAGCAGGAACGCAACATGATTGAACGCGTTCTGGGGCTGGGGCAGCGCACGGTCAGCAGCGTGATGACCTCACGTCATGACGTCGATAATCTCGAACTGAATGACCCGATTGACGTTCTGAGAAATCAAATTGCCGAGAATCAGCACACGCGCATTCTGGTGACGGAAGACAGCTCTACCGACGAACCGCTGGGCGTTGTTCATGTGGTTGACTTGCTCAAACAGCAGCTGCTGCAAAATGAATTAGACCTCAAGGCGCTGATCCGCCAGCCACTCATCTTCCCGGAGCAGCTTTCGTTACTGATGGCGCTTGAACAGTTCCGCCAGGCCAAAACGCACTTTGCTTTTGTCGTGGATGAATTTGGTTCTGTTGAAGGGATCGTAACGCTGACCGACGTGATGGAAACCATTGCCGGGAATCTGCCAGAATCTGATGAACTCCCGGATGCACGCCACGATATTCAGCAACAGGAGGACGGAAGTTGGATCGCGAATGGCTATATGCCGCTCGAAGATCTGGTGATGTACATTCCCCTGCCGCTTGATGATAAACGCGAATACCACACGCTGGCTGGCTTGCTGATGGAATATACCCAGAGCATTCCGCAGGTCGGCGCGCAGATAAAGATTAACGATTATCTTTACGAGCCGCTGGAAGTGAGCAGTCACCGGATTTTGAAAGTGAAGATCACACCGCTCAATCCGCCGGTGTCCGACGATTACGAGGTCTGA
- the asmA gene encoding outer membrane assembly protein AsmA translates to MRRLLTTLVILLVVIIAGMTSLVFLINPNDFRQYMVERVEVKSGYKLAINGSLRWHVWPQLSIIAGQTSLTAPGAKEPVVSAENMRLDVKLWPLISHQLAVKQVLFKNAVIRLTPDTEENQPDAPVAPSSPVPVAPGASDLDAGWKFDIDKISIADSLLIWQRGDDEQINVRDINLEIDKDDNRQASVQLSSRINRNQRDLAFTMNAELDMQHYPQAFAANISKFTYQLSGADIPVKGVQGNGSMQASYQRDNNTVTLSQMALSANDNQISGTASATLGDEPDYQLNLNAEKLDLDALTGWQPKTAEQTATTSQAITSAPVIARDIDEQPNGLSELQTFNAHLALKVADLTYRGMKIQILALDADNRQGQVSLSTFSGNMGTGNFSLPGKMDVTGKKIQVHMVPDVSKIELGDLLAAYALPQAITGNFSLKGDVSGEGLSASDFARHWQGDGQISMDNARLNGMNIQQLIQQAIARNSDKVQGLDRYEHYSQIDTLNAQANLADGTLTLSNMEGVSPMVSGKGDGTINMAAQQVDMNLLIRVTGGWKGDSNLINTLKTTDIPLRVYGPWSQMHYQLQVDQILRQSLEQSARNAIQNWIDKRKDSKADDEVQKLLKK, encoded by the coding sequence ATGAGAAGACTACTGACAACACTGGTGATTCTACTGGTGGTTATCATTGCCGGCATGACTTCGCTGGTATTTCTGATCAACCCGAACGATTTCCGCCAGTACATGGTGGAAAGGGTTGAGGTGAAAAGCGGTTACAAGTTAGCCATTAATGGCTCACTGCGCTGGCACGTCTGGCCACAGCTGAGCATCATTGCCGGTCAGACCTCGCTCACCGCGCCGGGTGCGAAAGAGCCGGTGGTCAGCGCCGAAAATATGCGACTGGACGTCAAACTCTGGCCTCTCATTTCTCATCAGCTCGCCGTTAAGCAGGTTCTGTTCAAAAATGCGGTTATCCGATTAACGCCGGATACCGAAGAGAATCAGCCTGATGCGCCGGTTGCGCCTTCTTCTCCGGTTCCTGTGGCACCGGGTGCGTCTGATCTGGATGCGGGCTGGAAATTCGACATTGATAAAATCAGCATCGCCGACAGTTTGCTTATCTGGCAGCGCGGCGACGATGAACAAATCAATGTGCGTGACATCAATCTCGAAATCGATAAAGACGACAACCGTCAGGCATCGGTTCAGCTTTCCAGCCGCATCAACCGTAATCAACGTGATTTGGCTTTCACGATGAATGCCGAGCTGGATATGCAGCATTATCCCCAGGCCTTTGCGGCCAATATCAGCAAATTTACCTATCAGCTGAGCGGCGCGGATATTCCGGTTAAAGGCGTTCAGGGCAACGGTTCAATGCAGGCGAGTTATCAGCGGGATAATAATACCGTTACGCTCAGCCAGATGGCACTGAGCGCCAATGATAATCAGATCTCCGGTACGGCGTCGGCCACGCTGGGTGATGAACCTGATTATCAGCTGAACCTGAACGCGGAAAAACTCGACCTGGACGCGCTGACCGGCTGGCAGCCGAAAACGGCGGAACAGACAGCCACGACGTCTCAGGCCATCACGTCGGCGCCGGTTATTGCGCGCGACATAGATGAACAACCCAACGGGTTGAGTGAACTTCAGACATTCAATGCGCATCTGGCGCTGAAAGTGGCTGATCTGACTTACCGTGGAATGAAAATCCAGATCCTGGCGCTCGATGCTGACAATCGGCAAGGACAGGTTTCGCTGTCGACGTTCAGCGGCAACATGGGCACCGGCAATTTCTCGCTGCCCGGTAAAATGGATGTGACAGGTAAGAAAATCCAGGTTCACATGGTGCCAGACGTCAGCAAAATTGAGCTGGGCGATTTGCTGGCGGCGTATGCGTTACCTCAGGCGATTACGGGCAACTTCTCCCTTAAAGGGGATGTGAGCGGTGAGGGCCTGTCGGCGTCTGATTTCGCGCGACACTGGCAGGGTGATGGGCAAATATCCATGGACAATGCCCGCCTGAACGGCATGAATATTCAGCAGCTTATCCAGCAGGCCATTGCGAGAAACAGCGATAAAGTGCAGGGACTCGACCGTTACGAACACTACAGCCAGATTGATACACTGAACGCGCAAGCTAATCTTGCCGATGGCACGCTGACGCTGAGTAATATGGAAGGGGTGTCGCCTATGGTGTCCGGCAAAGGTGACGGCACGATTAATATGGCTGCGCAGCAGGTGGATATGAATCTGTTGATCCGCGTAACCGGCGGCTGGAAGGGCGACAGCAATCTGATCAATACGCTGAAAACCACCGATATCCCGCTGCGCGTGTACGGGCCGTGGTCGCAGATGCATTATCAGTTGCAGGTTGACCAGATACTGCGCCAGTCACTTGAGCAGAGCGCCCGCAACGCTATCCAGAACTGGATTGATAAACGTAAAGACAGCAAAGCGGATGATGAAGTACAGAAATTGCTGAAGAAGTAA
- the dcd gene encoding dCTP deaminase — protein sequence MRLCDRDIEAWLDSGKLGISPRPPVERINGATVDVRLGNGFRVFLGHNAGYIDLSGPKDEVSAALDKVMSDEIVLPEGEAFFLHPGELALAVTFESVTIPDDLVGWLDGRSSLARLGLMVHVTAHRIDPGWKGRIVLEFYNSGKLPLALRPGMLIGALSFEPLSGSAARPYNSRQDAKYRDQQSAIASRIDKD from the coding sequence ATGAGACTTTGCGATCGAGATATAGAAGCCTGGCTGGACAGCGGCAAATTGGGTATTTCACCCCGTCCGCCGGTTGAGCGGATTAACGGGGCTACGGTTGATGTGCGTCTGGGCAACGGTTTTCGCGTTTTCCTCGGCCATAACGCCGGTTATATCGATCTGAGCGGGCCGAAAGACGAAGTGAGTGCCGCGCTGGACAAAGTGATGAGCGACGAAATCGTTTTGCCGGAAGGCGAAGCTTTCTTCCTGCATCCCGGTGAACTGGCGCTGGCGGTAACCTTTGAATCCGTCACGATTCCGGATGATCTGGTCGGCTGGCTCGACGGGCGTTCTTCACTGGCGCGTCTCGGCCTGATGGTTCACGTCACCGCACATCGCATCGATCCGGGCTGGAAAGGTCGCATCGTCCTAGAGTTCTACAATTCCGGTAAACTGCCACTGGCGCTTCGCCCTGGCATGCTGATTGGTGCGTTAAGCTTTGAACCGTTGTCCGGTTCTGCTGCACGCCCATATAACAGCCGTCAGGATGCGAAATACCGCGACCAGCAAAGTGCAATTGCCAGTCGTATTGATAAAGACTGA
- the udk gene encoding uridine kinase: MSDKFHQCVIVGIAGASASGKSLIASTIYRELRDQVGDEHIGVIPEDCYYKDQSHMTMEERVKTNYDHPSAMDHNLLFQHLQAMKSGQAIELPSYSFIEHTRLAETVTLKPKKVIILEGILLLTDVRLRQEMNFSIFVDTPLDICLMRRMKRDVNERGRSMDSVMAQYQKTVRPMFLQFIEPSKQYADIIVPRGGKNRIAIDILKAKISQFFN; this comes from the coding sequence ATGTCTGACAAATTCCATCAGTGTGTCATCGTGGGTATCGCTGGCGCATCTGCTTCGGGAAAAAGCCTCATCGCCAGTACCATTTACCGTGAACTTCGTGATCAGGTAGGTGATGAGCACATCGGGGTGATCCCTGAAGATTGCTACTATAAAGACCAAAGCCATATGACCATGGAAGAACGGGTCAAAACCAACTACGACCATCCCAGTGCCATGGACCACAATTTACTGTTCCAGCATTTGCAGGCAATGAAGTCAGGTCAGGCTATCGAATTACCAAGTTACAGCTTTATCGAACATACCCGTCTGGCTGAGACCGTGACGCTCAAGCCGAAGAAAGTCATTATTCTGGAAGGGATCCTGTTACTGACCGACGTGCGTCTGCGTCAGGAAATGAATTTCTCTATCTTCGTGGATACGCCGCTGGACATCTGCCTGATGCGCCGCATGAAGCGCGATGTCAACGAGCGTGGCCGTTCTATGGATTCCGTGATGGCGCAATACCAGAAAACTGTCCGCCCAATGTTCCTGCAATTTATCGAACCTTCAAAACAATACGCAGACATCATTGTGCCGCGTGGCGGTAAAAACCGGATTGCGATTGATATTCTTAAAGCGAAAATCAGCCAGTTCTTCAACTAA
- the apbC gene encoding iron-sulfur cluster carrier protein ApbC, with protein MTSQSPQQSTPAGLRALVTGVLATFRHSTLQKDLAAIKAVHHCVLMDEVLHIDLTLPFAWNSGFDILKEETSGELLRVTGASAIEWKLRHDIATMKRANDQPGIKGVRNILAVSSGKGGVGKSTTAVNLALALAAEGGKVGILDADIYGPSVPNMLGTEEERPTSPDGVHMSPIMAHGLATNSIGYLVTDENAMVWRGPMASKALMQMLQDTLWPDLDYLVIDLPPGTGDIQLTLSQNIPVTGALVVTTPQDIALLDAMKGIVMFEKVHVPVLGIIENMSMHVCSNCGHHEPIFGTGGAQRLAEKYRCELLAQLPLHISLREDLDRGEPTVVSNPESEFTTIYRELASKVASQLYWKGDAIPTEIAFRAV; from the coding sequence ATGACATCTCAATCCCCACAGCAGTCCACACCCGCAGGGCTGCGCGCACTAGTGACCGGCGTACTGGCCACCTTCCGTCATTCAACACTTCAAAAAGATTTAGCTGCGATAAAAGCGGTGCATCATTGCGTGCTGATGGACGAGGTTCTGCATATCGATCTGACGCTGCCGTTCGCGTGGAACAGCGGTTTCGATATTTTAAAAGAAGAAACCAGCGGCGAACTGCTGCGGGTAACCGGCGCTTCGGCCATCGAGTGGAAACTGCGTCACGACATCGCCACGATGAAACGCGCCAACGATCAGCCCGGCATTAAAGGCGTGCGCAATATTCTGGCGGTCAGCTCAGGCAAAGGCGGCGTGGGGAAATCCACCACGGCGGTGAATCTGGCGCTGGCGCTGGCGGCTGAAGGCGGAAAAGTCGGCATTCTGGACGCGGATATTTATGGCCCGTCAGTGCCGAACATGCTGGGCACGGAAGAAGAGCGCCCGACGTCGCCGGATGGCGTCCATATGTCGCCGATTATGGCGCACGGGCTGGCCACTAACTCGATTGGTTATCTGGTCACTGACGAAAATGCCATGGTGTGGCGCGGCCCGATGGCCAGCAAAGCGCTGATGCAGATGTTGCAGGATACGCTGTGGCCGGATCTGGATTATCTGGTGATTGACCTGCCACCGGGCACCGGCGATATCCAGCTGACGCTGTCGCAAAATATTCCGGTGACGGGCGCGCTCGTGGTGACGACGCCGCAGGACATCGCGCTGCTCGACGCCATGAAAGGCATCGTGATGTTTGAAAAGGTGCACGTGCCGGTGTTAGGCATTATCGAAAATATGAGCATGCATGTGTGCAGTAACTGCGGACATCATGAACCGATTTTCGGCACCGGCGGCGCACAGCGTCTGGCTGAGAAATACAGATGCGAATTACTGGCTCAGTTACCGCTGCATATTTCGCTGCGTGAAGATTTGGATCGCGGCGAACCGACCGTTGTCTCTAATCCGGAAAGTGAGTTCACGACGATTTATCGCGAACTGGCGTCAAAAGTGGCGTCTCAGCTGTACTGGAAAGGCGACGCAATTCCGACAGAAATCGCTTTCCGGGCGGTTTAA
- the metG gene encoding methionine--tRNA ligase: MNTPDFNYRKQALTMAHVAKKILVTCALPYANGSIHLGHMLEHIQADVWVRFQRMRGNEVHFICADDAHGTPIMLKAQQLGIKPEEMIAEMSQEHQKDFAGFGISYDNYHSTHSDENRELSELIYGRLKENGFIKNRTISQLYDPEKGMFLPDRFVKGTCPKCKSPDQYGDNCEVCGATYSPTELIEPQSVVSGATPVLRDSEHYFFDLPEFSAMLQAWTRSGALQEQVANKMQEWFESGLQQWDISRDAPYFGFEIPDAPGKYFYVWLDAPIGYMGSFKNLCDRRSDLNFDEFWKKDSTTELYHFIGKDIVYFHSLFWPAMLEGSNFRKPTNLFVHGYVTVNGAKMSKSRGTFIKASTYLNHLDADCLRYYYTAKLSSRIDDIDLNLEDFVQRVNADIVNKVVNLASRNAGFIAKRFDGNLADKLADEALYKTFTDAAESIAQAYESRESGRAIREIMALADLANRYVDEQAPWVVAKQEGRDADLQAICSMGINLFRVLMTYLKPVLPSLSERTEAFLNTTLEWDAIAQPLLSHQVNPFKALFNRIELDKVTAMVDASKEDIAAAKAPATGPLADDPIQETITFDDFAKVDMRIALIKSADFVEGSDKLLRLQLDLGGETRQIFSGIRSAYPDPKALEGRLTIMVANLAPRKMRFGISEGMVMAAGPGGKDIFLLSPDSGAQPGMQVK; this comes from the coding sequence ATCAATACCCCTGATTTCAACTACAGAAAGCAAGCTCTTACTATGGCTCACGTCGCGAAAAAAATTTTGGTAACCTGTGCACTTCCGTACGCCAACGGATCCATCCACCTTGGTCACATGCTCGAGCACATCCAGGCTGACGTCTGGGTTCGTTTCCAGCGAATGCGTGGCAATGAAGTGCACTTCATCTGTGCGGACGATGCGCACGGCACACCGATCATGCTGAAAGCACAGCAGCTCGGTATCAAGCCGGAAGAGATGATTGCCGAAATGAGCCAGGAGCATCAGAAAGATTTCGCCGGCTTCGGCATCAGCTACGACAACTATCACTCCACGCACAGCGACGAAAACCGCGAGCTGTCTGAGCTGATTTATGGCCGTCTGAAAGAAAACGGTTTCATCAAGAACCGCACTATTTCTCAGCTCTACGATCCGGAGAAAGGCATGTTCCTGCCTGACCGTTTCGTCAAAGGCACCTGCCCGAAATGTAAATCGCCAGACCAGTACGGCGATAACTGCGAAGTGTGTGGCGCGACTTACAGCCCGACCGAACTGATCGAACCGCAATCTGTGGTTTCCGGCGCGACGCCGGTGCTGCGTGATTCCGAGCACTACTTCTTCGACCTGCCGGAATTCAGCGCGATGTTACAGGCGTGGACCCGTTCTGGTGCGTTGCAGGAGCAGGTCGCGAACAAAATGCAGGAATGGTTTGAATCCGGTCTTCAACAGTGGGATATCTCACGCGATGCGCCTTATTTCGGTTTCGAAATTCCGGATGCGCCGGGTAAATACTTCTACGTCTGGCTGGACGCGCCAATCGGCTACATGGGTTCTTTCAAAAACCTGTGTGACCGCCGCAGCGATCTGAACTTCGACGAGTTTTGGAAAAAAGATTCCACCACCGAGCTGTATCACTTCATCGGTAAAGACATCGTCTATTTCCACAGCCTGTTCTGGCCGGCAATGCTGGAAGGCAGCAACTTCCGCAAACCCACCAACCTGTTTGTTCACGGTTATGTCACGGTGAACGGCGCGAAGATGTCCAAATCACGCGGCACCTTTATCAAGGCCAGCACCTATCTGAACCATCTGGATGCGGACTGCCTGCGTTATTACTACACCGCGAAACTGTCTTCCCGTATCGACGATATCGACCTGAATCTGGAAGATTTCGTGCAGCGCGTGAACGCAGATATCGTGAACAAAGTGGTTAACCTGGCTTCACGTAACGCCGGTTTCATCGCCAAGCGTTTTGACGGCAATCTGGCGGATAAACTGGCCGACGAGGCGCTGTACAAAACCTTCACTGATGCCGCTGAAAGCATTGCCCAGGCGTACGAAAGCCGCGAATCCGGCCGTGCAATACGTGAAATCATGGCGCTGGCTGACCTGGCGAACCGCTATGTTGACGAACAGGCACCGTGGGTTGTGGCAAAACAGGAAGGCCGCGACGCTGACCTGCAGGCGATTTGCTCAATGGGCATCAACCTGTTCCGCGTTCTGATGACGTACCTGAAACCGGTTCTGCCTTCACTGTCTGAACGTACCGAAGCGTTCCTGAACACCACACTTGAGTGGGATGCGATTGCACAACCGCTGCTGTCTCATCAGGTGAATCCGTTCAAGGCGCTGTTTAACCGTATCGAACTGGATAAAGTGACGGCGATGGTTGACGCATCGAAAGAAGACATTGCGGCGGCGAAAGCCCCGGCAACCGGTCCGCTGGCGGATGATCCGATTCAGGAAACCATCACGTTTGATGATTTCGCCAAAGTCGACATGCGTATCGCGCTGATCAAAAGCGCTGATTTCGTGGAAGGTTCCGACAAACTGCTGCGTCTGCAACTGGATCTGGGCGGCGAAACCCGTCAGATTTTCTCCGGTATCCGCTCCGCGTATCCGGATCCGAAAGCGCTGGAAGGCCGTCTCACCATCATGGTAGCGAACCTTGCACCGCGTAAAATGCGCTTTGGCATTTCCGAAGGCATGGTAATGGCCGCAGGCCCTGGCGGGAAAGACATCTTCCTGCTCAGCCCGGATTCCGGTGCACAACCTGGCATGCAGGTGAAATAA
- a CDS encoding DUF1127 domain-containing protein: protein MKNTIEERQFAACESVSCADIVEPVQMPVKQGGWLKQALSILHSWNERRVSRKLLHALSADQLKDIGLAREDIDRDYPRGVWPNWPK from the coding sequence ATGAAAAATACCATTGAAGAACGGCAGTTTGCCGCGTGTGAGTCAGTTAGTTGTGCCGATATTGTTGAACCGGTACAGATGCCGGTTAAGCAGGGCGGATGGCTAAAACAGGCATTGAGTATCCTACACAGCTGGAATGAGCGCCGCGTCAGCCGCAAACTTCTGCATGCGTTAAGTGCGGATCAACTGAAAGATATCGGGCTGGCGAGAGAGGATATTGACAGAGATTATCCGCGAGGCGTCTGGCCGAACTGGCCGAAATAA